One genomic segment of Salinigranum rubrum includes these proteins:
- a CDS encoding universal stress protein: MSANVLVAFDGSPLSERALTYAIETFPDAPITSIYVINPVDSVIDVEAGGLPVADDWFENAKEEATRIHTMATDLAAERNTELHTVTEVGKPARAILEYADGHDIHQIVMGSHGRSGFDRTLLGSVAETVTRRARIPVTIIS; the protein is encoded by the coding sequence ATGTCTGCCAACGTTCTCGTCGCCTTCGACGGCTCTCCGCTTTCGGAGCGGGCGCTCACATACGCTATCGAGACCTTCCCGGACGCACCCATCACATCGATTTACGTCATCAATCCGGTGGACTCGGTTATCGACGTAGAGGCTGGCGGCTTACCAGTCGCCGACGACTGGTTCGAGAACGCGAAAGAAGAAGCAACCAGAATCCACACGATGGCCACGGACCTCGCGGCGGAACGGAATACCGAACTCCATACCGTCACGGAGGTCGGTAAACCGGCACGAGCGATCCTTGAATACGCCGACGGCCACGACATCCATCAGATCGTCATGGGCAGCCACGGCCGCTCAGGATTCGACCGTACGCTCCTCGGGAGCGTCGCGGAGACAGTCACCCGCCGAGCACGGATTCCGGTGACGATCATCAGTTGA
- a CDS encoding winged helix-turn-helix transcriptional regulator, which translates to MSRDREFVFDPAIHGDSVVAEVIELISRKWTRVIIEHLLFHDSMRYSELSEEIDGISDKMLSESLQNLEACHLVDRRVVDDRPVRVEYSLTEPGRELKHVMDAVADWTERYAEAVETAEDAGKDR; encoded by the coding sequence ATGAGCAGGGACCGAGAGTTCGTCTTCGACCCAGCGATTCACGGCGACTCCGTCGTCGCGGAGGTCATCGAACTCATCAGTCGCAAGTGGACGCGGGTCATCATCGAGCACCTGCTGTTCCACGACTCGATGCGGTACAGCGAACTGAGCGAGGAAATCGACGGCATCTCCGACAAGATGCTCTCGGAATCGCTGCAGAACCTGGAGGCGTGTCACCTCGTCGACCGCCGCGTCGTCGACGACAGGCCCGTCAGGGTCGAGTACTCCCTGACCGAACCCGGGAGGGAACTGAAGCACGTCATGGACGCCGTCGCCGACTGGACCGAACGGTACGCCGAAGCGGTCGAGACGGCTGAAGACGCCGGGAAGGACCGCTAG
- a CDS encoding efflux RND transporter permease subunit translates to MSRLEPPFRAVGRQIQARPVATLLFAVLLVGAAVVGATGLQTVSGTAAFTPADRTYAAYQDDFQRGSLVVLIRGDVTDPATMRAIDRFDRRMSDVREVTDVVTPADEVRARYGYVPGSSARIEAAVGTPESTIITIVPTTDTSQAEETVIYDAAVEAVAWASFPAGVDPVVTGSPAFTAQLTRVIQESTRTLLGLAVGLMVVALLVLFRGVPLRLLPIVAVFVGIVYTLGAMGYLGVPNSTLTSAVFPILVGLGIDYSVQFHQRYTEELESAPPREALPRALAGIGPAVTVAMLAAALGFAATWLTTSESPAFVWFAQASIVGVLLTFATAILVLLPLLTLYARRQGSSGSTKESTANDRPPRADARPETDDGLIASLLGPLAVTTASNPAAVLLVAGLLMTGGLYASEDLDVLADSEEFSPPDLPARLDLDAFRAETGGGSDVRFSVYVSGSDLTHPTTLRWMEEFDAAATGIDEVRDVQTPAEAVRRANGGELPRTEAGVERVLDRVPDEQRVQFYNDGAARIVVVSERDLSTERLLAFGENVQEAVALSRPPPGVEAELTGDAVLSQRLTYGQVTSRDRITGLGLAFVFGLLLVYYRHPVKATAPLVPMLFVVGWQGLFMAGFDVPVSPLGASLGALTVGIGAEYTVVVMERYYEERERGASPVEAADVASRRVGSAITVSGLTTVFGFSALVLSPFPILSDFGYLTVGVILLTLVASVLTLPPTLVVLDEAWGAVHGRWGRDDRVNASAGGD, encoded by the coding sequence ATGAGCCGACTCGAACCGCCGTTCCGCGCCGTCGGCCGGCAGATTCAGGCGCGGCCGGTCGCGACGCTACTGTTCGCCGTGTTGCTCGTCGGCGCCGCCGTCGTCGGGGCGACGGGGCTACAGACCGTCTCGGGGACGGCGGCGTTCACGCCCGCGGACCGGACGTACGCCGCGTACCAGGACGACTTCCAGCGCGGGTCTCTCGTGGTGTTGATACGCGGCGACGTCACCGACCCGGCGACGATGCGCGCCATCGACCGGTTCGACCGCCGGATGTCCGACGTCAGAGAGGTCACGGACGTCGTGACGCCCGCAGACGAGGTCCGCGCCCGGTACGGGTACGTTCCGGGCTCGAGCGCACGCATCGAAGCGGCGGTCGGCACGCCGGAGTCGACGATCATCACCATCGTCCCGACGACCGACACGAGCCAGGCGGAGGAGACGGTCATCTACGACGCCGCGGTCGAGGCCGTCGCGTGGGCGTCGTTCCCGGCCGGCGTCGACCCGGTCGTCACCGGGTCACCGGCGTTCACGGCCCAACTCACGCGCGTCATCCAGGAGTCGACGCGGACGCTCCTCGGACTGGCGGTCGGGCTGATGGTCGTCGCGTTGCTCGTCCTCTTCCGGGGCGTCCCCCTCCGACTGCTCCCCATCGTCGCCGTCTTCGTCGGCATCGTCTACACGCTGGGGGCGATGGGCTACCTCGGGGTTCCGAACTCCACGCTGACGTCAGCGGTGTTCCCCATCCTCGTCGGTCTCGGTATCGACTACTCCGTCCAGTTCCACCAGCGCTACACGGAGGAACTCGAATCCGCGCCCCCACGCGAGGCGCTCCCGAGGGCGCTCGCCGGTATCGGCCCGGCGGTGACGGTTGCGATGCTCGCGGCGGCGCTCGGCTTCGCCGCCACCTGGCTCACGACCAGCGAGAGTCCGGCGTTCGTCTGGTTCGCCCAAGCGTCCATCGTCGGCGTCCTGCTGACGTTCGCGACAGCGATCCTCGTCCTGCTGCCGCTTCTCACCCTGTACGCCCGGCGGCAGGGGTCGAGCGGTTCGACGAAGGAGTCGACCGCGAACGACCGGCCGCCGCGGGCGGACGCACGTCCCGAGACGGACGACGGACTCATCGCGAGCCTGCTCGGCCCCCTCGCGGTCACCACCGCCAGCAACCCGGCGGCCGTCCTCCTCGTTGCAGGCCTCCTGATGACCGGCGGCCTCTACGCGAGCGAGGACCTCGACGTCCTCGCCGACAGCGAGGAGTTCTCCCCGCCGGACCTGCCCGCGCGGCTCGACCTCGACGCCTTCCGCGCCGAGACCGGCGGCGGTAGCGACGTCCGGTTCAGCGTCTACGTGAGCGGGAGCGACCTCACCCACCCGACGACGCTGCGCTGGATGGAAGAGTTCGATGCGGCCGCCACCGGAATCGACGAGGTTCGGGACGTCCAGACGCCCGCGGAGGCAGTCCGTCGGGCGAACGGGGGCGAACTCCCGCGCACCGAGGCCGGCGTCGAACGCGTGCTCGACCGAGTGCCGGACGAACAGCGGGTACAGTTCTACAACGACGGCGCGGCGAGAATCGTCGTCGTCTCCGAGCGCGACCTCTCGACCGAGCGGCTGCTCGCCTTCGGGGAGAACGTTCAGGAGGCCGTCGCCCTGAGCCGGCCACCACCCGGTGTCGAAGCCGAACTCACCGGCGACGCTGTCCTCTCCCAGCGGCTGACCTACGGGCAGGTGACCAGCCGCGACCGTATCACGGGGCTCGGGCTCGCGTTCGTCTTCGGCCTGCTCCTCGTCTACTACCGGCATCCGGTGAAGGCGACCGCGCCGCTGGTCCCGATGCTGTTCGTCGTCGGCTGGCAGGGACTGTTCATGGCGGGCTTCGACGTCCCCGTCTCACCGCTCGGAGCGTCGCTCGGGGCGCTCACGGTCGGCATCGGCGCGGAGTACACCGTCGTCGTGATGGAGCGGTACTACGAGGAGCGCGAGCGCGGCGCCTCGCCCGTCGAGGCGGCCGACGTCGCCTCGCGACGCGTCGGGTCGGCCATCACCGTCTCCGGACTCACCACCGTGTTCGGCTTCTCCGCGCTCGTGCTCTCGCCGTTCCCGATCCTCAGCGACTTCGGCTACCTGACGGTCGGGGTCATCCTGCTGACGCTCGTCGCGTCGGTGCTCACGCTCCCGCCGACGCTCGTCGTCCTCGACGAGGCGTGGGGTGCGGTCCACGGGCGCTGGGGACGTGACGACCGTGTGAACGCTTCCGCCGGCGGCGACTGA
- a CDS encoding COG1361 S-layer family protein yields the protein MNRSDATRSAGPRTVAVLLSVVLVSSVLTGVVAAATPEEQVIGRPDLDVSAPDNRLAPSERGSLTVVLSNGGEVRQGGPAALTERVTTARNVRVSVLESRVDAPIEFKSGDVVLGSVGTDRPATATFEVETGEALQPGTYRIPIRLSYDYTRLVTYEPTQSPPGYGNPDFSDSFRERVVSVDVVVDSEPRFRVESDGAENLFAGDTGSVTMTVTNAGWQTARDATVELSSKSPSVYFGPQSNPQPSATTFVAELAPGASTTATFEVGATSETTPGTYPIEARVTYENDNGVRTVSDPLSTEVTVGAERRFSVENLQTERLRVGEDDVVVTGDVVNHGPAPATNAVVRLAVGSSGSVLGDSPGGAGGQARGAGAPASSGGPGPVVVTSAESSVGTLAPGESRPVTFRLAVSEDAEPGSQTLRFLVEYENADGDLRRSTTPVRRSVEVGPERDAFAVVGVETSVRAGGSATLRVTVENTGDSPVTDANAKLFVNDPLSAPDNGAFVGRLEPGERTTLTFGVAAADSARAKAYAGSVEIRYEDQDGDTALADDLRIGVPVSPSSGGLPLTYVGFGLGVAVLAGGVYIWRRD from the coding sequence GTGAACCGCTCCGACGCGACCCGTTCGGCGGGCCCACGAACCGTGGCGGTTCTCCTGTCGGTCGTCCTCGTGTCCTCGGTACTGACCGGCGTCGTGGCCGCCGCGACGCCCGAAGAACAGGTCATCGGCCGGCCCGACCTCGACGTCTCGGCGCCGGACAACCGACTCGCACCGAGCGAACGCGGCAGCCTGACGGTCGTGCTCTCGAACGGCGGCGAGGTCCGCCAGGGCGGCCCGGCAGCGCTGACCGAACGGGTGACCACCGCGCGGAACGTCCGAGTGTCCGTGCTCGAATCGCGCGTCGACGCGCCCATCGAGTTCAAGAGCGGCGACGTGGTGCTCGGCTCGGTCGGGACCGACCGTCCGGCGACGGCGACGTTCGAGGTCGAGACGGGCGAGGCGTTGCAGCCGGGGACCTACCGGATCCCGATTCGGCTCTCGTACGACTATACGCGACTCGTCACGTACGAACCGACGCAGTCCCCGCCGGGGTACGGGAACCCCGACTTTTCGGACTCGTTCCGCGAGCGCGTTGTGTCCGTCGACGTCGTCGTCGATAGCGAGCCGCGCTTTCGCGTGGAATCGGACGGGGCAGAGAACCTCTTCGCCGGCGACACCGGGTCGGTGACGATGACGGTCACCAACGCGGGGTGGCAGACGGCGCGGGACGCCACGGTCGAACTCTCCTCGAAGTCGCCGTCGGTGTACTTCGGTCCGCAGTCGAACCCACAGCCGTCGGCGACGACGTTCGTCGCCGAACTCGCGCCCGGCGCCTCGACCACGGCGACGTTCGAGGTCGGCGCCACCTCCGAGACGACACCGGGAACGTACCCCATCGAGGCGCGCGTGACGTACGAGAACGACAACGGCGTCCGCACGGTGTCGGACCCGCTCTCGACCGAGGTTACCGTCGGTGCCGAGCGACGGTTCTCGGTAGAGAACCTGCAGACCGAACGGCTCCGCGTCGGCGAGGACGACGTCGTCGTCACGGGCGACGTCGTCAACCACGGCCCCGCGCCGGCGACGAACGCCGTCGTCAGACTGGCCGTCGGGAGCAGTGGCTCCGTGCTCGGCGACTCGCCGGGGGGCGCCGGTGGACAGGCTAGGGGGGCGGGCGCACCAGCGTCGAGCGGCGGCCCCGGACCCGTCGTCGTGACGAGTGCCGAGTCGAGCGTCGGCACCCTCGCGCCCGGTGAGTCGCGGCCGGTGACGTTCAGATTGGCCGTCTCCGAGGACGCCGAACCCGGGTCGCAGACGCTGCGCTTCCTCGTGGAGTACGAGAACGCCGACGGCGACCTCCGCCGGTCGACGACTCCCGTCCGACGCAGCGTCGAGGTCGGCCCGGAGCGAGACGCGTTCGCAGTCGTCGGCGTCGAGACGTCCGTCAGAGCCGGCGGCTCGGCGACGCTGCGGGTGACCGTCGAGAACACCGGCGACAGCCCCGTGACCGACGCGAACGCGAAACTGTTCGTGAACGACCCGCTCAGCGCACCGGACAACGGCGCGTTCGTCGGTCGGCTCGAACCCGGTGAGCGGACGACGCTGACGTTCGGGGTCGCCGCCGCCGACAGTGCTCGGGCGAAGGCGTACGCCGGGAGCGTCGAGATCAGATACGAGGACCAAGACGGCGATACGGCGCTCGCGGACGACCTCCGAATCGGCGTTCCGGTGTCGCCGTCGTCCGGCGGACTGCCGCTGACGTACGTCGGTTTCGGACTCGGTGTTGCGGTCCTCGCCGGCGGCGTCTACATCTGGCGCAGGGACTGA